A DNA window from Arachis hypogaea cultivar Tifrunner chromosome 18, arahy.Tifrunner.gnm2.J5K5, whole genome shotgun sequence contains the following coding sequences:
- the LOC112772645 gene encoding uncharacterized protein has product MECNKDDAIKAKELAEKTLLERDLSSAKIFAKKAQDMYPNLDGLRQLLATIEVYASAEKKVNGEVDWYRVLGVEPMADDQTIRRHYRKLALILHPDKNKSVGADEAFNLITQAWTCLSDNAKRVEYDQKRNFSGIYCGKPSAPARPSGFFGNLNAANWKNRDQGSATHQTQTTRPPTSMNPTFWTMCLSCRTKFEYNAHFVNCKLTCFNCNKTFVASEASPPRVYRNASSTSSISQMNQNNLNRMRANCHVLGKVPIPAVNSSFGSGSLFMPGGISRMPSFSTAAETPGVFKVPSDTLKRACEASTPDNALAAEKTGVAGSTFHSCSFGSNSSLKGDGPRKKIRTSEFKVNSDRKYTQNGVASRHEGVSLANELGSEKDNSETGRMSAAGNYKRNVFWEIPQQKMKKILMEKARKEIQKKLEEWNVASEARNLEKSKYAATEIIEKDKKKAKDVIEKENKKITYAVKPDTKNAIRGAKPGAQGIVASDKIGKKHIPPADPVVADYTVLMSVPDPDFHDFDGDRIENAFGANQVWAVYDEDDGMPRYYALIHDVISKKPFNMRISWLNSKTNDELAPIEWVSSGFPKTSGDFRISKHVVYNSLNSFSHKVQWTKGARGIVHIYPKKGDVWALYRNWSADWNQFTKDEVIHKYDMVEVLEDYNEKQGVNVAPLGKVQGFKTVFCRNRDPRRIKNIPKAEMFRLSHQVPAYLLTGQEGHNAPRGCLELDPAATPMELLQVVTEIPEQESVDEFQSKENPGRDEKSRKIKQDSAQEIPRKEGAEAIGKKDGKPDILYVYRRRHLREKRAM; this is encoded by the coding sequence ATGGAATGTAATAAAGACGACGCCATAAAGGCTAAAGAGCTTGCCGAGAAGACGCTACTTGAGAGGGACCTAAGCAGTGCAAAGATATTTGCAAAGAAGGCGCAAGACATGTATCCTAATCTTGATGGCCTTCGTCAATTGCTGGCCACTATTGAGGTGTATGCTTCGGCTGAAAAAAAGGTTAATGGTGAAGTTGATTGGTACAGGGTCCTTGGTGTTGAACCAATGGCAGATGACCAAACAATTCGAAGACATTACAGGAAACTGGCTCTTATTCTGCACCCTGATAAAAATAAATCGGTAGGGGCAGACGAGGCATTTAATCTTATCACACAGGCATGGACTTGTTTGTCTGATAATGCCAAGAGAGTCGAGTATGACCAAAAGCGCAACTTCTCTGGCATATATTGTGGGAAACCATCTGCACCAGCTCGTCCGAGTGGTTTCTTTGGTAACTTAAATGCTGCTAACTGGAAGAATAGAGATCAAGGGAGTGCTACACATCAAACTCAAACTACAAGACCTCCCACGTCAATGAACCCGACATTTTGGACCATGTGCTTGTCCTGCAGGACAAAGTTTGAGTACAATGCTCATTTTGTCAACTGCAAACTTACCTGCTTCAACTGCAACAAGACCTTTGTAGCTTCTGAGGCATCGCCCCCACGTGTATATAGAAATGCTTCATCTACTTCAAGCATTTCTCAGATGAACCAAAATAACCTTAACAGAATGAGAGCAAACTGTCATGTTTTGGGAAAGGTACCAATTCCTGCTGTCAACTCATCATTCGGGTCAGGTTCTCTCTTCATGCCTGGTGGCATTTCGAGAATGCCGTCATTTTCTACTGCTGCTGAAACTCCTGGTGTTTTCAAAGTTCCATCTGATACTTTGAAGAGGGCATGCGAAGCTTCAACACCCGACAATGCCCTTGCTGCTGAGAAAACTGGTGTTGCAGGTTCAACATTTCATTCCTGTTCATTTGGTTCAAATTCTTCTCTGAAAGGAGATGGGCCAAGGAAAAAAATCCGCACAAGTGAATTCAAAGTAAACAGTGATAGGAAATATACACAAAATGGGGTAGCTTCTCGACACGAAGGAGTAAGCTTGGCAAATGAACTTGGGTCTGAAAAGGATAATTCTGAAACCGGAAGGATGAGTGCTGCTGGAAACTACAAACGTAATGTTTTTTGGGAAATACCACAAcagaaaatgaagaagattctAATGGAGAAGGCGAGAAAGGAAATTCAGAAAAAGCTTGAAGAATGGAATGTTGCTTCTGAAGCAAGGAATTTGGAAAAGTCAAAGTATGCTGCTACAGAGATCATAGAGAAGGACAAGAAAAAGGCGAAAGATGTCATAGAGAAGGAGAACAAAAAGATTACATATGCTGTAAAACCTGACACGAAAAATGCTATTCGTGGTGCAAAACCTGGTGCACAAGGAATTGTTGCTTCTGATAAAATTGGCAAAAAACATATCCCTCCTGCTGATCCAGTTGTGGCTGATTATACAGTCTTGATGAGTGTTCCAGACCCGGACTTCCATGATTTCGATGGGGACCGTATTGAAAATGCTTTTGGCGCAAACCAGGTGTGGGCTGTTTATGATGAGGACGATGGCATGCCACGCTACTATGCTTTGATTCACGATGTGATCTCAAAGAAACCGTTCAACATGAGAATTAGCTGGCTTAACTCGAAGACAAACGATGAATTGGCTCCAATAGAGTGGGTTAGTTCTGGCTTTCCCAAGACCTCTGGGGATTTCAGAATAAGCAAGCATGTTGTCTATAACAGTCTTAACTCCTTTTCGCACAAGGTTCAATGGACAAAAGGTGCAAGAGGGATTGTGCATATATATCCCAAGAAGGGGGATGTTTGGGCCTTGTATCGGAACTGGTCTGCTGACTGGAACCAATTTACCAAAGACGAAGTCATTCATAAGTATGACATGGTGGAAGTGCTGGAAGACTACAATGAGAAGCAAGGTGTGAATGTTGCTCCACTTGGTAAAGTTCAGGGTTTCAAGACAGTGTTTTGCCGGAACAGGGATCCAAGGAGAATAAAAAACATTCCAAAGGCAGAGATGTTTCGCCTCTCGCACCAAGTACCTGCGTACTTGCTCACTGGTCAAGAAGGCCATAATGCTCCTAGAGGCTGCTTGGAGCTTGATCCAGCCGCCACACCTATGGAACTTCTTCAAGTAGTCACAGAAATACCCGAGCAAGAATCGGTAGATGAATTTCAGAGCAAAGAGAATCCCGGGCGTGATGAGAAGAGTCGAAAAATTAAGCAAGATTCTGCTCAGGAAATTCCAAGAAAGGAAGGGGCTGAAGCAATTGGAAAGAAAGATGGTAAGCCTGATATTTTGTATGTATATAGGAGAAGACATCTAAGGGAAAAGAGAGCAATGTAG
- the LOC112770618 gene encoding uncharacterized protein has protein sequence MADQLPPTPAKLLQMVTELQQANQCMTEENQRMANPIVELTNARIENNNDDRQERTEEAEHQSGPTHVSETARNKGAQLHHNEKAWPENENTVPDDPVGPFTVEVMNFELSRRFTLPTTLIPYDGMGDPTKYVKKFRSIMIVNDSISHFQDLAKLFKEHFVGSAIYLHDSDYLNTIKQGQNESLKDYLTRFTKVAMSIPDLHPEVHLHALKSGLHPGKFQEAIVVAKPKTLAEFQEKVKGKIDIEELRQARKVDKPQYKEGEKPRDSKKTFKPTRRYESYTQFNTKHDDIIKEILNSKLIKPLRKAGNYPDSKGTDKLKYCTFHQKHGHTTDECVIAKDLLE, from the exons ATGGCTGATCAACTCCCACCTACACCAGCCAAACTCCTTCAGATGGTAACTGAGTTGCAACAAGCCAACCAGTGCATGACGGAGGAGAATCAGCGAATGGCAAACCCGATTGTCGAGCTAACCAATGCTCGGATTGAAAACAACAACGATGATCGCCAAGAGCGAACCGAAGAAGCCGAGCATCAATCTGGTCCGACTCACGTGTCCGAAACTGCTAGGAACAAAGGAGCTCAGCTACACCACAACGAAAAAGCTTGGCCAGAAAATGAAAACACTGTACCTGACGATCCTGTTGGACCATTCACAGTCGAAGTGATGAATTTCGAACTGTCCAGAAGGTTTACCTTACCGACGACCTTAATTCCCTACGACGGGATGGGCGATCCAACAAAATATGTCAAGAAATTCAGATCCATCATGATAGTAAATG ATTCCATTTCCCATTTTCAGGATCTTGCAAAGCTCTTCAAGGAGCATTTTGTTGGCTCGGCCATCTACCTGCATGATTCTGATTACCTGAACACGATCAAACAAGGTCAGAACGAGAGCCTTAAAGACTACCTGACTCGCTTTACAAAAGTCGCCATGAGTATTCCCGACCTCCACCCCGAGGTGCATCTACACGCCCTCAAAAGTGGACTCCATCCAGGCAAATTTCAAGAGGCTATTGTTGTAGCCAAACCAAAGACTTTGGCCGAATTCCAAGAAAAGGTGAAAGGAAAAATCGATATCGAAGAACTCCGACAAGCTCGAAAAGTTGACAAACCACAATATAAGGAAGGCGAGAAACCACGGGACAGTAAGAAAACTTTCAAACCCACTCGCCGTTATGAGTCGTATACTCAGTTCAATACAAAGCACGACGACATTATCAAGGAGATCTTAAATTCCAAATTAATCAAGCCACTGCGAAAGGCCGGCAACTATCCAGACTCAAAGGGTACAGACAAATTAAAGTACTGCACTTTCCACCAGAAACATGGACATACCACTGATGAGTGTGTCATTGCCAAGGACCTGTTGGAATGA